A window of Solanum stenotomum isolate F172 chromosome 3, ASM1918654v1, whole genome shotgun sequence contains these coding sequences:
- the LOC125859412 gene encoding ATP-dependent Clp protease ATP-binding subunit ClpA homolog CD4A, chloroplastic produces MARALVQSTDILSSVAGERAGQFNGSRKNQRTVRMLCNVKCSSSRLNSFAGLRGCNALDTLLVKSGETLHSKVAAATFVRRPRGCRFVPKAMFERFTEKAIKVIMLAQEEARRLGHNFVGTEQILLGLIGEGTGIAAKVLKSMGINLKDARVEVEKIIGRGSGFIAVEIPFTPRAKRVLELSLEEARQLGHNYIGSEHLLLGLLREGEGVAARVLENLGADPSNIRTQVIRMVGESSEAVGASVGGGTSGLKMPTLEEYGTNLTKLAEEGKLDPVVGRQAQIERVTQILGRRTKNNPCLIGEPGVGKTAIAEGLAQRIANGDVPETIEGKKVITLDMGLLVAGTKYRGEFEERLKKLMEEIKQSDEIILFIDEVHTLIGAGAAEGAIDAANILKPALARGELQCIGATTLDEYRKHIEKDPALERRFQPVKVPEPSVDETIQILKGLRERYEIHHKLRYTDEAIDAAAKLSHQYISDRFLPDKAIDLIDEAGSRVRLRHAQLPEEARELEKELRQITKEKNESVRGQDFEKAGELRDREMDLKAQISALIDKNKEKSKAESEAGDAAGPIVTEADIQHIVSSWTGIPVEKVSTDESDRLLKMEETLHTRVIGQDEAVKAISRAIRRARVGLKNPNRPIASFIFSGPTGVGKSELAKSLATYYFGSEEAMIRLDMSEFMERHTVSKLIGSPPGYVGYTEGGQLTEAVRRRPYTVVLFDEIEKAHPDVFNMMLQILEDGRLTDSKGRTVDFKNTLLIMTSNVGSSVIEKGGRRIGFDLDFDEKDSSYNRIKSLVTEELKQYFRPEFLNRLDEMIVFRQLTKLEVKEIADIMLKEVFVRLKNKEIELQVTERFRDRVVDEGYNPSYGARPLRRAIMRLLEDSMAEKMLASEIKEGDSVIVDVDSDGNVTVLNGSSGAPSDPAPEPILV; encoded by the exons ATGGCTAGAGCTTTAGTTCAGTCAACAGACATTCTATCTTCAGTAGCTGGTGAAAGGGCTGGACAATTCAATGGATCCCGGAAAAATCAAAGAACTGTTAGAATGCTATGTAATGTAAAATGTTCTTCCTCAAGGCTGAATAGTTTTGCAGGACTGCGAGGGTGCAATGCGTTAGATACACTACTAGTAAAATCTGGAGAAACTCTCCATTCGAAAGTGGCAGCTGCAACTTTTGTCAGACGGCCACGAGGGTGCCGATTTGTCCCAAAAGCAATGTTTGAGCGCTTCACTGAGAAAGCAATAAAAGTCATTATGCTTGCACAAGAAGAGGCCAGACGACTAGGTCACAACTTTGTTGGGACAGAACAGATCCTGCTGGGTCTTATTGGTGAGGGAACTGGTATTGCTGCTAAGGTTCTTAAATCCATGGGAATTAATTTGAAAGATGCTCGTGTGGAAGTAGAGAAGATTATTGGCAGGGGTAGTGGATTTATTGCAGTGGAAATCCCTTTTACTCCTCGTGCAAAGCGTGTTCTAGAATTATCTCTGGAGGAAGCCCGCCAACTAG GGCATAATTACATTGGCTCGGAACACTTGCTACTTGGATTGTTGCGCGAAGGTGAAGGTGTGGCTGCCCGTGTTCTTGAAAACTTGGGTGCTGACCCCAGTAACATTCGCACACAG gtcATACGGATGGTTGGCGAGAGTAGTGAGGCTGTTGGTGCTAGTGTTGGCGGTGGAACTTCTGGCCTAAAAATGCCTACATTGGAGGAGTACGGCACCAATTTGACAAAGTTAGCTGAAGAG GGGAAACTAGATCCTGTAGTTGGAAGACAGGCTCAAATCGAGCGTGTTACTCAAATCTTGGGTCGCCGTACAAAAAACAACCCTTGTCTTATTGGAGAACCAGGTGTTGGAAAAACTGCTATTGCCGAAGGGCTAGCTCAAAGAATTGCTAATGGTGATGTCCCTGAAACAATAGAGGGAAAGAAG GTCATAACACTTGATATGGGATTGCTTGTTGCTGGGACAAAATACCGTGGAGAGTTTGAGGAAAGACTGAAGAAACTAATGGAGGAAATCAAACAAAGTGATGAAATAATACTGTTTATTGATGAAGTACACACATTGATTGGAGCTGGAGCTGCAGAGGGAGCAATTGATGCTGCGAACATCTTGAAACCTGCCCTGGCTAGAGGCGAGCTACAG TGTATTGGAGCCACAACCCTGGATGAGTACAGAAAGCACATTGAGAAAGACCCTGCACTGGAGAGGAGGTTCCAGCCAGTTAAAGTCCCTGAACCTTCTGTGGATGAAACCATACAGATCTTGAAAGGGCTTCGGGAGAGGTATGAGATTCATCACAAGCTCCGTTACACTGATGAGGCAATAGACGCTGCTGCCAAGCTTTCTCACCAGTACATCAG TGACCGCTTTCTGCCTGATAAAGCAATTGACTTGATTGATGAAGCTGGTTCCCGTGTTCGACTTCGTCATGCACAG CTCCCTGAGGAAGCAAGAGAGCTGGAGAAGGAGCTTCGCCAGATTACAAAGGAGAAAAATGAATCTGTCCGTGGTCAAGATTTTGAGAAG GCTGGGGAGTTGCGTGATAGAGAAATGGACCTTAAGGCACAAATCTCAGCCTTGatagacaaaaacaaagagaagaGCAAGGCGGAATCTGAGGCAGGAGATGCAGCAGGTCCCATAGTGACAGAGGCAGATATTCAGCACATTGTCTCTTCCTGGACTGGCATTCCTGTAGAGAAGGTCTCAACTGATGAATCTGATCGCCTCCTAAAAATGGAAGAAACACTTCATACCCGAGTCATTGGCCAGGATGAAGCTGTAAAAGCCATTAGTCGTGCTATCAGACGTGCCCGTGTTGGACTCAAGAATCCCAACCGACCTATTGCCAGTTTCATCTTTTCTGGTCCAACTGGTGTTGGGAAGTCAGAACTGGCCAAGTCTTTAGCAACGTACTACTTTGGTTCTGAAGAAGCAATGATTCGGCTTGATATGAGTGAGTTTATGGAGAGACACACTGTGTCTAAACTCATCGGTTCACCCCCTGGGTATGTTGGTTACACTGAAGGTGGTCAATTAACTGAAGCTGTGAGGCGTCGACCTTACACTGTTGTGCTCTTTGATGAGATTGAGAAGGCTCATCCTGATGTCTTTAACATGATGCTTCAAATTCTTGAAGATGGAAGATTGACAGACAGCAAGGGCAGAACTGTCGACTTCAAGAATACACTCCTCATCATGACATCAAATGTTGGAAGCAGTGTGATAGAGAAAGGAGGTCGTCGTATAGGTTTTGATCTAGATTTTGACGAGAAGGATAGTAGTTACAACCGTATCAAGAGCTTGGTGACTGAGGAGTTGAAACAGTACTTCAGGCCAGAGTTCTTAAACAGATTAGATGAGATGATTGTATTCCGTCAGCTCACTAAGTTGGAGGTGAAGGAGATTGCTGATATCATGCTTAAGGAAGTCTTTGTGAGGTTGAAGAATAAGGAGATAGAACTTCAAGTGACAGAGAGGTTTAGAGACAGGGTGGTTGATGAAGGATACAACCCAAGCTATGGAGCTAGGCCATTGAGGAGAGCTATTATGAGACTGCTGGAGGATAGCATGGCCGAGAAGATGCTTGCAAGTGAGATCAAAGAAGGTGATTCAGTAATTGTGGATGTGGATTCAGATGGCAATGTCACCGTCCTCAATGGCAGTAGCGGTGCTCCCTCAGATCCAGCTCCCGAGCCTATCCTTGTGTAG
- the LOC125857811 gene encoding LRR receptor-like serine/threonine-protein kinase EFR encodes MSYNFLGGEVPSNLSQWSKLVTVALDHNSLVGQIPSELGSLSKLTKLHLGSNNLSGSFPASLGNLTYLQELKLSYNQLKGKLPDSLSQMRSLTLIDLSVNQLSGEFPPPLYNLSSLKGIGLSYNYFSGNNFTGNVPASLGKVKSLRWLNVNGIQLGSDEPDNMNFISSLANCSNLQYLLLAHNHFGGMFPNSVTNLSTLLTGLHIGQYRIRGNIPKEIANLVNLNILYLQENRLTGSIPASIGILSNSGTLNLVNLNILYLQENRLTGSIPASIGILSNLGTLNLDSNRLTGEIPSSIGNITRLLYLYLSGNTLNGTVPPSLGNYKQLLRLYIGENNLSGTIPGQLLSLPSLAHANISYNSFMGSLPMEIGVELSKRIGDITNLAGFDLSYNNFSGIIPNTIGKCLALELLYMQHNSFEGSIPYLADLQNLRELDLSRNNLSGEIPPWTLNLSSLLYLNLSDNNLEGEVPVQGVFSNSTALQVAGNPKLCGGIQEFDLPPCPKQENHRTKRKRLTPILTAIISIVLFAAIACFLLSMFFIKRSRKRRDATSTSGHLIFPMIIYKELHDATNGFSSDRLLGSGSFGTVYKGIVHSSNENPVAVKVLNLQRHGAFKSFMAECHTLRNARHRNLVKVITACSSIDFKGNDF; translated from the exons ATGAGCTACAATTTTCTTGGAGGTGAAGTGCCATCTAACCTGTCTCAGTGGTCCAAACTTGTGACTGTTGCACTAGACCATAACTCTCTGGTGGGGCAGATTCCTTCTGAACTGGGATCACTTTCAAAGCTCACCAAACTGCACTTAGGAAGCAACAATCTGAGTGGAAGTTTCCCAGCTTCACTTGGGAATCTTACATATTTGCAAGAGCTGAAACTGTCATATAACCAGTTGAAGGGAAAACTTCCAGACTCATTGTCACAAATGAGAAGTTTGACACTGATTGATTTATCAGTCAATCAACTTTCTGGTGAGTTCCCTCCTCCGCTCTACAATTTGTCATCACTTAAAGGAATAGGCCTGTCCTATAACTATTTCTCGG GCAACAATTTTACTGGAAATGTACCTGCAAGTCTAGGAAAGGTGAAGAGCTTAAGGTGGCTCAACGTTAACGGTATTCAGTTGGGGAGTGATGAACCTGataacatgaatttcatcagtTCCCTGGCCAACTGCAGCAACCTACAGTACTTGCTTTTGGCCCACAACCACTTTGGAGGCATGTTTCCAAACTCAGTAACCAACCTGTCCACCCTATTGACAGGATTACACATAGGACAGTATAGGATTCGAGGGAACATACCCAAAGAAATTGCAAACCTCGTGAACCTAAATATACTTTACCTGCAAGAAAATCGTCTAACTGGTAGCATTCCAGCATCTATAGGAATCCTTTCAAACTCGGGAACTCTCAACCTCGTGAACCTAAATATACTTTACCTGCAAGAAAATCGTCTAACTGGTAGCATTCCAGCATCTATAGGAATCCTTTCAAACTTGGGAACTCTCAACTTGGATTCAAACAGATTGACAGGCGAGATCCCATCTTCAATAGGAAACATCACGAGACTGCTCTATCTTTATTTGTCTGGAAATACTTTAAATGGAACCGTTCCTCCATCCCTTGGAAATTACAAACAGCTGTTGAGGCTTTATATAGGTGAAAACAATCTAAGTGGCACAATTCCAGGGCAACTGCTGAGTTTGCCATCCCTAGCACATGCTAATATCTCTTATAACTCTTTTATGGGTTCCCTGCCAATGGAGATTGGAGTAGAGCTGTCAAAAAGG ATTGGAGATATAACAAACCTTGCAGGTTTTGACCTTTCTTACAACAATTTCTCAGGCATAATTCCAAACACCATAGGGAAATGTTTGGCCTTGGAATTACTTTACATGCAACACAATTCATTTGAAGGGTCCATCCCGTACTTAGCTGACTTACAAAACCTACGGGAGCTAGACCTTTCAAGAAACAACTTATCAGGAGAAATTCCACCTTGGACTCTGAATCTTTCCTCCCTACTGTACCTGAATCTTTCAGACAACAATTTAGAGGGTGAGGTTCCCGTCCAAGGAGTATTCTCAAATTCAACCGCATTACAAGTTGCAGGGAATCCCAAGCTTTGTGGTGGAATCCAAGAGTTTGATTTACCACCTTGCCCGAAGCAAGAAAACCATAGAACAAAGAGGAAGCGTCTTACACCCATTCTGACTGCAATTATCAGTATTGTTTTATTTGCTGCAATAGCATGTTTTCTGCTTTCTAtgttttttattaaaagatCCAGAAAACGAAGAGATGCAACATCCACATCTGGGCATCTCATCTTCCCCATGATTATATATAAGGAGCTTCATGATGCAACTAATGGTTTTTCTTCAGATAGGTTGTTAGGATCAGGCAGTTTCGGCACTGTGTACAAAGGAATTGTTCACTCATCAAATGAAAATCCAGTTGCAGTCAAGGTACTCAACCTCCAAAGACACGGTGCATTTAAAAGCTTCATGGCTGAATGCCACACCTTGAGAAATGCCCGGCATAGAAACCTGGTGAAAGTCATAACTGCATGCTCCAGCATTGACTTCAAAGGAAATGACTTTTAA
- the LOC125859415 gene encoding uncharacterized protein LOC125859415, with translation MAEQQLVSMGFSEDIAVEALTATGGDIVKATEWILSHGHNHKGSQDSCNFNPVSSSTSGSPTTAAHDHHPFQPKIDRFFQFQSKPLTPTSVSVLKPIVPTKGVATHEEEEEKIDEEPPLLRLTKRPKVVESEQRKKRPPHEPLSERMRPRTLDDVVGQNHLLAPKSLLRSAIDCGRLPSILLWGPPGTGKTSIARAIVNTCSASEAGGNTYRFVSLSAVTSGVKDVREAVDEARRMKKKSNKRTILFIDEVHRFNKAQQDSFLPVIEDGSVIFMGATTENPSFHLITPLLSRCRVLTLNPLKPHHIATLLRRAAADSDKGLSCCMGESMKIEANDECIEFLSTNCDGDARVALNALEISATTAAARTGMARGSNEELGDKQGNADESPLSAVVSLDDVKEAMQCKHLAYDRAGDEHYNLISALHKSMRGSDANASIYWLARMLEGGEEPLYIARRLVRFASEDVGLADPSALGQAVACYQACHFIGMPECNVILAQCVAYLALAPKSIAVYRAIGAAQKVVRESVGQNEGVPLHLRNAPTKLMKDLNYGRDYIYPPDNPNSSQTYLPPSLQGYKFLDWPNVAANDR, from the coding sequence ATGGCTGAGCAGCAGCTTGTAAGCATGGGCTTTTCAGAAGACATCGCCGTCGAAGCTCTGACGGCGACCGGCGGCGATATCGTCAAAGCcaccgagtggattctcagtcACGGCCATAACCATAAGGGTTCTCAAGATTCTTGCAATTTCAATCCAGTTTCTTCTTCCACCTCTGGGTCTCCCACTACCGCCGCCCACGATCACCATCCATTCCAACCCAAAATCGAtcgattttttcaatttcaatccAAACCCCTTACACCCACTTCTGTATCAGTACTTAAACCTATTGTTCCTACTAAAGGAGTGGCGAcccatgaagaagaagaggaaaaaatagACGAGGAACCTCCTTTACTCCGTCTAACTAAGCGTCCTAAAGTAGTAGAATCTGAACAAAGAAAGAAACGACCCCCTCATGAACCCTTGTCCGAACGAATGCGACCTCGAACCCTTGACGATGTTGTTGGGCAAAATCACCTTTTGGCACCCAAATCACTTCTTCGATCAGCCATTGATTGCGGTCGTCTTCCTTCAATACTTTTATGGGGACCACCGGGTACCGGCAAAACCTCCATTGCTAGAGCTATAGTTAACACTTGCTCTGCTTCTGAAGCTGGTGGAAATACCTACCGGTTCGTTTCTTTGTCGGCTGTAACTTCGGGGGTTAAGGATGTTAGAGAAGCTGTTGATGAAGcgagaagaatgaaaaagaagagcAACAAGAGGACCATTctgttcattgatgaggttcaTAGGTTCAACAAGGCTCAGCAAGATTCCTTTTTGCCGGTGATTGAAGATGGCAGTGTCATTTTCATGGGAGCAACCACTGAAAATCCATCATTTCATTTGATTACGCCTTTATTGTCCAGGTGCAGAGTTTTGACTCTCAATCCTTTAAAGCCCCACCATATTGCTACGCTACTCAGGCGGGCTGCGGCTGATTCAGATAAGGGGCTGTCCTGTTGTATGGGAGAGAGTATGAAAATTGAAGCAAATGATGAATGTATAGAGTTTCTTTCAACAAACTGTGATGGAGATGCAAGGGTAGCATTAAACGCCTTGGAAATTTCAGCTACCACTGCTGCTGCGCGTACGGGAATGGCTAGAGGATCAAATGAGGAGTTAGGGGACAAACAAGGAAATGCTGATGAGTCTCCTTTGTCTGCCGTTGTCAGTCTGGATGATGTCAAAGAAGCAATGCAATGTAAGCATTTGGCTTATGACAGAGCAGGGGATGAACACTATAATCTTATCAGTGCGCTTCACAAATCTATGAGAGGAAGTGATGCTAACGCTTCCATTTATTGGCTGGCGAGAATGTTGGAAGGGGGTGAAGAGCCTCTTTACATAGCACGAAGGCTGGTCAGGTTTGCTAGTGAAGATGTGGGGTTAGCTGATCCATCGGCTCTTGGCCAAGCTGTTGCTTGCTACCAAGCTTGCCATTTTATTGGCATGCCTGAGTGCAATGTTATCCTTGCTCAGTGTGTTGCTTATTTGGCCTTGGCTCCGAAGTCTATTGCTGTCTATAGAGCAATAGGGGCAGCTCAAAAAGTGGTAAGGGAATCCGTTGGACAAAATGAAGGAGTGCCCCTTCATCTTAGGAATGCACCAACTAAGCTAATGAAGGATCTTAATTATGGGAGGGACTATATTTATCCTCCTGACAATCCAAACTCATCCCAAACTTACTTGCCACCGTCTCTTCAAGGTTATAAGTTTCTTGATTGGCCAAATGTTGCTGCAAATGATCGATGA
- the LOC125859417 gene encoding transcription factor ICE1-like: MGWMDGKEDGGTGAWVNQNNGNNENHQQNNGGFPNENHQENNGGFSNFQAMVDDGGVEWFMGGAANNNHHINNNNNGGGGGNMQSHISYSTSFTEAENNLLLQPVDSSSSCSPVSGSVFNNLDPSQVNFFMPQKSTIPTSLTGLSNNPLESSFNLGCENSLGAMNQGGNGMIHTGFHHLGSQNQLGTNNLSSYTQFSSPNLLQIPQVAGGYSSMGFGDNNSANGNTLFLNRSRTHKPLDNFASIGAQPTLFQKRIAKNLGNHGENLGGLGTEIGQSSSNLKGFEKNKEWNDSKRKFSINDEFEDVSMDGTLNYDSDEFIDISNKTEDGIKIGGENSSNAASTVSGADQKGKKKGLPAKNLMAERRRRKKLNDRLYMLRSVVPKITKMDRASILGDAIKYLKELQQDINELHNELESTPANSSLSPATSFYPLTPTASALPSRIKEELVPSSFPSPLSSPTGQPARIEVRVREGRAVNIHMICSRKPGVLLSTMKALDSLGLDIQQAVISCFNGFVLDVFRAEQSNEGQDIHPDQIKAVLMDSAGFNGGVI; the protein is encoded by the exons ATGGGTTGGATGGATGGTAAGGAGGATGGAGGAACTGGTGCTTGGGTTAATCAGAATAATGGTAACAATGAAAATCATCAACAGAACAATGGTGGTTTTCCCAATGAAAATCATCAAGAGAACAATGGTGGTTTTTCTAATTTCCAAGCTATGGTTGATGATGGAGGTGTGGAGTGGTTCATGGGTGGTGCTGCTAATAACAATCatcacatcaacaacaacaacaatggtggtggtggtggcaACATGCAGAGCCACATTTCCTACTCTACGAGTTTCACTGAAGCTGAAAACAATTTGCTTCTGCAGCCTGTGGATTCTTCATCCTCTTGCTCGCCTGTTTCTGGTAGTGTTTTCAACAACCTTGACCCTTCTCAGGTAAACTTCTTCATGCCCCAAAAATCTACTATTCCTACTTCACTCACAGGGTTATCCAACAACCCATTGGAGAGCAGCTTCAATTTGGGCTGTGAGAATTCGTTGGGTGCAATGAATCAAGGTGGGAATGGGATGATACATACTGGGTTTCATCATCTGGGTTCACAAAACCAGTTGGGGACGAACAATCTGAGTTCTTATACTCAGTTTTCTTCTCCTAATCTGCTCCAGATACCTCAGGTAGCTGGTGGGTATAGTTCCATGGGGTTTGGGGACAACAATTCTGCTAACGGAAACACTTTGTTTCTCAATCGGTCTAGAACTCATAAACCTTTAGATAATTTTGCTTCGATTGGAGCACAACCAACTCTTTTCCAGAAAAGGATTGCTAAGAACTTGGGCAACCATGGTGAAAATTTAGGGGGCTTAGGTACAGAAATCGGTCAATCTTCCAGTAATCTGAAAGGTTTTGAAAAGAATAAGGAATGGAACGATAGTAAAAGGAAGTTCAGCATCAATGATGAATTTGAAGATGTTAGCATGGATGGAACGTTGAATTACGACTCGGATGAGTTCATCGATATCTCTAACAAAACCGAAGATGGGATCAAAATAGGAGGAGAAAACAGCTCAAATGCAGCCAGCACTGTCAGTGGTGCTGatcaaaaggggaagaagaagggaCTTCCAGCTAAGAATCTGATGGCCGAGCGACGCCGCAGAAAGAAGCTTAATGACAGGCTTTACATGCTGAGATCTGTAGTCCCAAAGATTACTAAG ATGGACAGGGCTTCTATCTTAGGAGATGCAATTAAGTACTTGAAGGAGCTTCAGCAGGACATCAATGAGCTGCATAATGAGTTGGAGTCCACACCAGCTAACTCTTCATTGAGTCCAGCAACCAGCTTCTATCCTCTGACACCGACTGCGTCAGCTCTGCCAAGTCGTATAAAGGAGGAACTTGTTCCAAGTTCGTTTCCGAGCCCCCTGTCCAGCCCTACTGGCCAACCTGCAAGG ATTGAAGTGAGGGTCAGGGAAGGAAGAGCGGTGAACATTCATATGATCTGCAGCCGCAAACCAGGGGTTTTACTCTCAACAATGAAGGCTCTGGACAGTCTTGGACTGGACATTCAACAAGCTGTTATCAGCTGCTTCAATGGGTTTGTGTTGGATGTCTTCCGAGCTGAG CAATCGAACGAAGGTCAAGACATTCATCCAGATCAGATCAAAGCTGTGTTGATGGACTCTGCTGGCTTTAATGGGGGGGTGATATAA